A genomic segment from Juglans regia cultivar Chandler chromosome 14, Walnut 2.0, whole genome shotgun sequence encodes:
- the LOC109014902 gene encoding uncharacterized protein LOC109014902, whose protein sequence is MSMDKLDNRYDAPRPQSNAWKAYGLLAGYRTADQGMTDMASSSRSSPFPGTLDDMSLLESGLYGNKYGDMVDDYYRFEAEAGKSVDPRLLSLLEFFRELYVRRQELLKKIFPGLHDEFVELSKKIRGVVVAQDEGRGTRRPVATLQRSLSVGSPRTPSNKAGELPLRLERFKIRELTLEGDVPVQGAPQGVNGGSGGQGGASK, encoded by the coding sequence ATGTCCATGGACAAGCTCGACAACCGCTACGATGCACCTCGGCCACAATCTAATGCATGGAAAGCGTATGGACTACTGGCCGGCTACCGGACTGCTGATCAGGGAATGACCGACATGGCATCAAGCTCCAGGAGTTCGCCATTTCCGGGCACTTTAGACGATATGTCGCTGCTGGAAAGTGGACTATACGGGAATAAATACGGTGACATGGTCGATGATTACTACAGATTTGAAGCGGAGGCTGGAAAATCAGTTGATCCAAGATTGTTATCGTTGTTAGAGTTCTTCAGGGAACTCTATGTTCGGAGACAGGAGCTGCTCAAGAAGATCTTTCCGGGGCTTCACGATGAGTTTGTGGAGTTGTCTAAGAAAATTCGTGGGGTAGTTGTAGCCCAAGATGAAGGGAGAGGAACCAGGAGGCCGGTTGCAACCTTGCAGAGGAGTTTGAGTGTTGGCTCGCCACGAACACCGTCCAACAAAGCAGGGGAATTGCCGTTGAGGCTCGAACGCTTCAAGATACGCGAACTGACTCTAGAGGGCGATGTTCCAGTACAAGGTGCTCCTCAAGGCGTTAATGGAGGCAGCGGTGGTCAGGGCGGCGCCTCAAAATGA